From one Microbulbifer sp. A4B17 genomic stretch:
- a CDS encoding AraC family transcriptional regulator → MRDQNKNMSGSAGVPKIFAPYFVVAAARLGIPTETLIERLPFSFSWNPAESEWLNYSEFNALIESILALSPVTSPGLSFSRFPIMLWLEETIIEAQPSLRRPREIFRPAEIVLSQTLAPLLRFQTYQEGDAEVLTLNWQQELFSAPVNHFIAEMLMSRGVDLLRTLNPKFPEVQGLKLRGEQPEDDSIHKRIFQCPIEFSANENAIILGSQILDFPIPSYHKILRSQSRNILKAVLHNTLTSYNLAASLRAWLEKHLLKEEITIKQAATYFRTSGRTLQRRLREQGVTFQQLKDGVTLSLTKHLLLSTNDSVESIAVQLHFAERAVFTRFFKKHEGVTPSEFRRSNSGRNIFEA, encoded by the coding sequence ATGAGAGACCAAAATAAAAATATGTCCGGCTCTGCCGGCGTGCCCAAAATATTTGCACCCTACTTTGTGGTTGCCGCAGCCAGGCTCGGTATCCCCACAGAGACACTAATTGAGCGATTGCCATTCTCATTTAGCTGGAACCCAGCGGAGAGTGAGTGGCTTAACTACAGTGAATTCAATGCCTTGATTGAAAGCATATTGGCGCTATCCCCTGTTACCTCACCGGGTCTCAGCTTTAGCCGCTTTCCGATTATGCTCTGGCTTGAAGAAACTATTATTGAAGCTCAGCCCTCATTGAGACGGCCGAGGGAGATTTTTCGCCCTGCCGAAATCGTACTTTCACAAACCTTGGCACCCCTGCTGCGTTTTCAAACTTACCAGGAAGGAGATGCAGAGGTACTTACACTCAACTGGCAACAAGAGCTATTCAGTGCTCCAGTCAATCATTTTATTGCTGAAATGCTGATGAGTCGCGGGGTAGACCTGTTACGTACCTTAAACCCGAAATTTCCAGAGGTTCAGGGGTTAAAACTGCGTGGTGAGCAACCAGAGGATGACTCAATCCACAAGAGAATATTCCAGTGTCCGATCGAGTTTTCAGCCAATGAAAATGCGATAATCCTGGGCTCCCAAATTCTGGACTTTCCAATTCCCAGTTACCATAAGATTCTCCGCAGCCAAAGTCGCAATATCTTAAAGGCGGTATTACACAATACTTTGACCAGTTACAACCTGGCAGCGAGCTTGCGTGCCTGGCTTGAAAAGCATCTGCTCAAGGAAGAAATTACCATCAAACAAGCCGCTACATATTTCCGTACCAGCGGCAGAACCTTGCAGCGCAGACTGAGAGAACAAGGAGTAACCTTTCAGCAGCTAAAAGATGGCGTCACGCTCTCTTTGACCAAGCACCTTCTTCTGTCAACCAATGACTCAGTGGAAAGTATCGCGGTACAACTTCATTTTGCCGAACGAGCAGTATTTACACGTTTCTTCAAAAAGCATGAGGGGGTCACACCTTCTGAATTTCGCCGCAGTAATTCCGGCAGGAATATCTTTGAAGCGTAA
- a CDS encoding DUF4124 domain-containing protein — MRILLSLLIAVTATTVHASGIYKWVDEDGVVHFGEQPPGNAQVDVIKKPKSERYKKWEAEQEALSSQKPVEQPKPAPAKQPEKQPDLHQQEQQKTAQLEAALRARRCESARKSLNSLNAHSRISEVDQNGNHRRLSEDERQQRISTAQQRILNNC; from the coding sequence ATGCGCATCTTACTGTCGCTACTGATTGCAGTTACAGCCACGACCGTTCACGCCAGTGGTATCTATAAGTGGGTGGATGAGGATGGTGTAGTCCACTTTGGTGAGCAACCTCCAGGCAATGCCCAGGTGGACGTAATCAAGAAGCCCAAGTCGGAGCGCTATAAAAAATGGGAGGCTGAACAGGAGGCCTTAAGCTCCCAAAAGCCTGTAGAACAGCCAAAACCCGCACCAGCGAAGCAGCCCGAAAAGCAACCAGACTTACACCAGCAAGAACAGCAGAAAACTGCCCAACTGGAAGCTGCACTGCGCGCCAGACGTTGTGAATCCGCAAGGAAGTCTCTGAATTCTTTAAATGCTCACTCTCGTATTAGTGAAGTCGACCAAAACGGAAATCATAGAAGATTATCAGAGGATGAGCGGCAGCAACGTATATCTACCGCTCAACAACGTATCCTAAATAACTGTTAG
- a CDS encoding acetolactate synthase 3 large subunit — protein MELLSGGDMLVRALQDEGVDLIFGYPGGSALHIYDAIFRQKSIKHVLVRHEQGATHAADGYARSTGKAGVVLVTSGPGATNAITGIATAYMDSIPMVVISGQVPRDKIGEDAFQETDMVGCSRPIVKHSFLVKNAEDIPTVVKKAFFIANTGRPGPVVIDIPKDVTNPAERFPYRYPEKLRMRSYTPAGKGHSGQIRKAVAMLLSARRPVIYAGGGVVQGDGAELLTELAKKLNYPVTNTLMGLGAFPGSDRRFLGMLGMHGTFEANTAMHHADVILAVGARFDDRVTNTPGKFCPGAKIIHIDVDPASISKTIVADIPIVGTVQAVLREMLEALKANDEQPDHSAIVDWWRQIDDWRERHGLYAAPRYQTNGALIMPQDVIKAVYDITEGDAFVTSDVGQHQMFAAQYYLFDKPRRWINSGGLGTMGFGLPAALGVKIAHPDKEVVCVTGEGSIQMCIQELSTATQYHLPVKILCLNNQALGMVKQWQEMQYEGRLSNSVYEESLPDFVKLAEAYGHVGVKVERREDLHNKLQEAFAIKDRTVFIDVYVDPSEHVYPMQVMPNGSMRDMWLSKTERT, from the coding sequence GTGGAATTACTTTCCGGCGGCGATATGTTGGTTCGCGCGCTGCAGGATGAAGGGGTGGATCTGATTTTTGGATACCCGGGCGGCTCAGCGTTGCATATCTATGATGCTATTTTTCGACAGAAGTCGATTAAGCATGTTCTCGTGCGCCACGAGCAGGGTGCGACCCATGCTGCCGATGGCTATGCACGGTCTACTGGTAAGGCGGGTGTAGTGCTGGTGACATCTGGTCCTGGTGCTACCAACGCGATTACCGGTATCGCAACTGCCTATATGGATTCTATTCCCATGGTGGTGATATCCGGTCAGGTGCCCAGGGATAAGATCGGTGAGGATGCGTTCCAGGAGACGGATATGGTCGGCTGCTCCCGGCCGATCGTAAAACACAGCTTTTTGGTCAAGAATGCGGAAGATATTCCCACGGTCGTAAAAAAAGCTTTTTTTATTGCCAATACGGGCCGTCCAGGCCCGGTAGTCATCGATATCCCGAAAGATGTCACCAACCCGGCAGAGAGGTTTCCTTACCGTTATCCAGAAAAATTGCGGATGCGCTCCTATACACCTGCCGGTAAAGGGCATAGTGGCCAGATACGCAAAGCCGTAGCAATGCTGCTCTCTGCTCGTCGCCCGGTAATTTATGCCGGTGGGGGGGTAGTACAGGGCGATGGTGCTGAGCTGCTCACTGAATTGGCAAAAAAGCTGAATTATCCGGTGACCAATACTTTGATGGGGCTCGGAGCATTTCCAGGTAGTGACCGGCGTTTTCTCGGTATGCTCGGAATGCACGGCACCTTTGAAGCCAATACGGCAATGCACCATGCCGATGTGATTTTGGCCGTGGGCGCGCGTTTTGATGATCGGGTCACAAACACACCTGGCAAATTTTGCCCAGGGGCCAAAATTATCCACATTGATGTCGATCCGGCATCAATTTCTAAAACGATTGTTGCCGATATCCCGATTGTGGGAACGGTTCAGGCGGTCCTCAGGGAAATGCTTGAAGCGCTTAAAGCCAATGATGAGCAACCGGATCACTCTGCAATAGTAGATTGGTGGCGTCAGATCGACGATTGGCGTGAGCGCCACGGCTTGTACGCGGCCCCCCGTTATCAGACCAATGGTGCCCTGATAATGCCGCAGGATGTAATCAAGGCGGTGTATGACATTACCGAGGGTGATGCATTTGTTACCTCCGATGTAGGACAGCATCAGATGTTCGCTGCGCAGTATTACCTCTTTGATAAACCTCGTCGCTGGATTAACTCCGGTGGGTTGGGAACCATGGGTTTCGGCTTGCCGGCGGCCTTGGGGGTGAAAATAGCTCATCCAGACAAAGAGGTTGTGTGCGTAACTGGTGAAGGGAGTATCCAGATGTGTATTCAGGAGCTCTCTACAGCTACCCAGTATCATCTGCCCGTAAAAATCCTCTGCCTTAACAATCAGGCCCTCGGTATGGTGAAGCAGTGGCAGGAGATGCAATACGAAGGGCGCCTTTCCAATAGTGTTTATGAAGAGTCGCTACCTGACTTCGTGAAACTCGCTGAGGCTTACGGCCATGTCGGGGTGAAAGTGGAGCGGCGTGAAGATCTTCACAATAAGTTGCAAGAGGCATTTGCAATTAAAGATCGCACTGTATTTATCGATGTTTACGTCGACCCATCCGAGCATGTCTATCCCATGCAAGTGATGCCGAACGGCTCCATGCGTGACATGTGGCTGAGCAAAACCGAGCGAACTTAA
- the ilvN gene encoding acetolactate synthase small subunit, whose translation MRRIISVLMENEPGALSRVVGLFSQRGYNIESLTVAPTEDATLSRLTLVTIGDDHKIEQITKNLNKLIDVVKLVDLTEGSHIERELLLVKVRANGAQRDEVKRSVDIFRGQIVDVTSSMYTVQVAGTGEKIDAFLQALGEHTIMEVVRSGVSGIARGEKVLSV comes from the coding sequence ATGCGTAGAATAATTTCGGTTCTGATGGAGAACGAGCCCGGGGCTTTGTCCCGCGTAGTTGGTCTGTTTTCCCAGCGTGGTTATAACATTGAAAGCCTCACTGTGGCGCCTACTGAGGATGCGACTTTGTCGCGCCTCACACTGGTGACAATTGGTGATGATCACAAGATTGAGCAAATTACCAAAAATCTAAACAAGCTTATCGATGTTGTGAAATTGGTAGACCTCACAGAGGGCTCGCATATTGAGCGGGAATTGCTGCTGGTGAAAGTGCGAGCCAATGGTGCCCAGCGCGATGAAGTGAAACGCAGTGTCGACATTTTTCGCGGACAGATTGTCGATGTCACCAGCAGTATGTACACGGTTCAGGTGGCTGGAACTGGTGAAAAAATTGATGCGTTCCTCCAGGCATTGGGGGAGCACACAATTATGGAAGTGGTGCGGTCCGGGGTCTCCGGGATTGCCCGCGGTGAAAAAGTATTAAGTGTATAG